A single genomic interval of Cucumis sativus cultivar 9930 chromosome 7, Cucumber_9930_V3, whole genome shotgun sequence harbors:
- the LOC105436256 gene encoding uncharacterized protein LOC105436256: protein MKITIRNQINERHNGLDLRLSLRPPSGHLSSQPSAAPIGHARPNAVTNMRVTRSLGTRRSSHQRCNSRSPRTTETIEPPYPWSTNRRAMVRTLNDLKSNQILQITGDVQCRQCQVEYTIEYDMDSKFEEIASFVEENKNSFRDRAPQSWMNPNYPTCRFCGHENGARPVIPKQWRKINWLFLLLGEMLGVLNLNHLKYFCSNTYNHRTGAKNRLLYLTYITLCHQVDPSGRFNRV, encoded by the coding sequence ATGAAAATCACCATCAGAAACCAAATCAATGAACGTCACAACGGCCTTGATCTTCGACTCTCACTCCGCCCACCTTCCGGACATCTCTCGTCCCAGCCATCCGCTGCCCCCATCGGTCATGCAAGGCCAAATGCAGTAACCAATATGAGAGTCACTCGCAGTTTGGGAACTCGTCGATCATCTCACCAACGCTGCAATTCTCGATCGCCAAGGACTACAGAGACAATCGAGCCACCATATCCATGGTCAACTAACCGACGAGCCATGGTTAGAACCCTAAACGacttaaaatcaaatcaaatcctCCAAATCACTGGGGACGTCCAGTGCCGACAGTGCCAAGTGGAATACACGATCGAATATGACATGGATTCGAAATTCGAGGAGATTGCAAGCTTTGTGGAGGAGAACAAGAACTCGTTTCGTGACCGAGCGCCTCAGTCATGGATGAACCCTAATTACCCTACTTGTCGATTTTGCGGACACGAGAATGGAGCGAGGCCAGTGATACCGAAGCAGTGGAGAAAGATCAACTGGTTGTTCTTGCTTTTGGGAGAAATGCTTGgagttttgaatttgaatcatCTGAAATATTTCTGCAGTAACACTTACAATCATCGAACAGGAGCAAAGAATCGCCTTCTTTATCTGACTTATATCACTTTGTGCCACCAAGTTGATCCTTCTGGCCGTTTCAATCGAGTTTAA
- the LOC116405029 gene encoding uncharacterized protein LOC116405029 has protein sequence MDTPRATRFFLEKRFDDKRLWVEKTHNRKGYLAEIFRVNDRGRKPCILVPEGIDKQGWVQFTEMLTLRKEVIQKRKTTTITEDIGKKKEETDSGAFDSLDWSKTVVITRRYFHADWKKIMVKIQEQLDLNITYRPFHAEKTVVVLEDKNLVNLFCKNRGWTTVGKFYVKFETWNLAKHASPKLLPSYGGWVKFKGIPLHAWNYSFFY, from the exons ATGGATACTCCTAGAGCGACAAGATTTTTCCTTGAAAAGAGATTTGATGATAAGCGCTTGTGGGTCGAAAAGACACACAATCGAAAAGGTTATTTGGCAGAAATCTTCAGAGTGAATGACAGAGGAAGGAAACCTTGCATTCTAGTTCCTGAAGGAATAGACAAACAAGGATGGGTCCAATTCACAGAAATGTTGACGTTAAGGAAGGAAGttatccaaaaaagaaaaacaacaacaattacAGAGGACATAG gaaaaaagaaggaagagacAGACTCAGGGGCTTTTGATTCTCTCGATTGGAGTAAGACAGTGGTGATCACAAGGAGATACTTCCACGCTGACTGGAAGAAAATCATGGTGAAAATCCAAGAGCAGCTGGATCTTAACATTACTTATAGACCCTTTCATGCAGAAAAGACAGTGGTTGTGCTCGAAGATAAGAACTTGGTGAACCTCTTCTGTAAAAACAGAGGATGGACTACGGTTGGAAAGTTCTATGTCAAATTTGAGACTTGGAACTTAGCTAAACATGCTTCCCCAAAACTTCTGCCAAGCTACGGTGGATGGGTCAAATTCAAAGGTATTCCCCTTCATGCATGGAATTACtcgtttttttattaa